From the genome of Muricauda sp. SCSIO 64092, one region includes:
- a CDS encoding sensor histidine kinase — MQWFLPKDYKILLLSGLITAGLTLLLVQLGYVILDSGGMGKPLFVLINVLGLSITLYIFYFLLIRYPMYQVLGVIGLLVIAALAEHFLHISENPITVPFIILFWLAVAYLILPQFFRKYWMGILLAYGMIIAYYFFSFISATDYGGDDRANFAKYMLLPIPVFVALWIYEQWRWVQNLKADRTKAELTLLQSQVNPHFFFNTLNNLYGLIIEKSPQAPDVVLKLSDMMRYTIDMGKEDKVSIRDEVNFLENYIALHKIRYQKNVDIQFDHEVDTDIQVAPLLFINLLENAFKHGVEPLTENAYIHLSLRTIQNRVVFKIANNYETDASNTKNGTGLDNLKKRLEHAYPNRYELSMDKTETMYAVHLSLLLNITAAG; from the coding sequence ATGCAATGGTTTCTTCCAAAAGACTATAAGATTCTTCTCTTAAGCGGATTGATTACTGCCGGTTTAACACTTTTACTGGTTCAACTGGGATATGTGATTTTGGATTCAGGCGGTATGGGGAAACCCCTTTTTGTGCTAATCAACGTTCTGGGCCTATCGATAACCTTGTACATCTTTTATTTTTTATTGATCAGGTATCCTATGTATCAAGTACTTGGAGTCATCGGTTTATTGGTTATAGCTGCACTGGCGGAACACTTTCTTCATATCAGTGAGAATCCCATTACCGTTCCATTTATCATCTTGTTTTGGCTGGCGGTGGCCTATCTGATTCTTCCACAGTTTTTTAGGAAATATTGGATGGGCATTCTTTTGGCATATGGTATGATTATAGCCTATTATTTTTTCAGTTTCATTTCAGCAACCGATTATGGAGGGGATGATCGTGCAAACTTTGCGAAATATATGCTGCTGCCAATTCCGGTGTTTGTGGCGCTGTGGATATATGAGCAATGGCGTTGGGTACAAAATTTAAAGGCGGACAGGACAAAGGCCGAACTCACTTTGCTACAAAGCCAGGTAAACCCACATTTCTTCTTTAACACGCTCAACAATTTATACGGATTGATCATAGAGAAGTCCCCCCAAGCCCCGGATGTGGTGCTGAAGCTATCCGATATGATGCGCTATACCATTGATATGGGGAAGGAAGATAAAGTCAGCATTAGGGATGAGGTCAATTTTTTGGAAAACTATATTGCGCTGCATAAAATCCGCTATCAGAAAAATGTGGATATCCAATTTGACCATGAGGTGGATACGGACATTCAGGTAGCTCCCTTACTTTTTATCAATTTACTGGAAAATGCATTCAAGCATGGGGTGGAACCCCTAACGGAGAATGCCTACATCCATCTAAGTTTGAGAACCATACAGAATCGAGTCGTGTTTAAGATTGCCAACAATTATGAAACCGATGCATCCAACACTAAGAATGGAACAGGTTTGGATAATCTTAAAAAACGGTTGGAACATGCTTATCCCAATAGGTACGAATTATCGATGGACAAAACGGAAACCATGTACGCGGTACATCTAAGCTTATTGTTGAATATAACTGCTGCCGGATGA
- a CDS encoding alpha/beta fold hydrolase produces MKTVKKILKWIGISLGSLLLLLILTGLTSRLLTPEPKPPGQLVDIGSFKLHINAVGERNHKPTLVIESGAGAPSEYYYWLGELLKDSIRVVRYDRAGIGYSEFSNRPRNPETIAEELHRLLENSGEKPPYILAGHSYGGHYIRVFKQMYPNEVVGMAFLDAPHPDESERLKLPHSPSYLRPLYYLGAVAGDLGILNLHGRFAKRPLAWAPGLPKEVIEGYRDYWVDGNYLWGYIKEEKKHKDLVDLSRTISKFDSLPIRVFAGTNLNEPLLRKMGFDPDFLRTERAKMQKEMASRSSNGNVFFLKGGHITIFSLKESAHIICEEILAFISDLGY; encoded by the coding sequence ATGAAAACAGTCAAGAAAATTTTAAAGTGGATTGGAATCTCTTTAGGGTCCCTTTTGTTGCTATTGATACTCACAGGGTTGACGTCAAGACTTCTGACTCCCGAACCTAAACCGCCGGGTCAACTTGTGGATATTGGTAGTTTTAAACTTCATATCAACGCTGTGGGTGAAAGAAACCACAAACCGACCTTGGTCATTGAATCGGGGGCAGGAGCACCCAGTGAATACTATTATTGGTTGGGGGAATTGCTCAAAGACAGTATTCGGGTAGTTCGCTATGATCGCGCGGGGATAGGTTATAGTGAGTTTAGTAATCGACCCAGAAATCCAGAAACCATAGCCGAGGAATTGCACCGGTTGTTGGAGAATTCAGGTGAAAAACCACCCTATATTCTAGCGGGACATTCCTATGGTGGCCATTACATTCGCGTCTTTAAACAAATGTACCCAAACGAGGTTGTTGGAATGGCTTTTTTGGACGCTCCCCATCCTGACGAAAGTGAGCGGTTAAAACTTCCCCACTCTCCGAGCTACTTGAGACCTTTGTACTATTTAGGTGCCGTTGCCGGCGATTTGGGTATCTTGAATTTACACGGTCGTTTCGCAAAAAGACCCTTGGCTTGGGCACCTGGCCTTCCTAAGGAGGTCATTGAAGGGTACAGGGACTACTGGGTGGATGGAAACTATTTGTGGGGTTATATTAAGGAAGAAAAAAAACATAAGGATTTGGTAGACCTATCCAGAACTATCAGCAAATTCGATAGCCTACCCATTCGGGTGTTTGCAGGCACGAATCTGAATGAACCCTTACTTCGAAAAATGGGCTTTGATCCGGATTTCCTGCGAACCGAACGGGCCAAAATGCAAAAAGAGATGGCGAGTCGCTCCAGTAACGGCAATGTTTTTTTTCTAAAAGGGGGCCATATTACCATTTTTTCCCTTAAGGAAAGTGCCCATATCATCTGCGAGGAAATCCTTGCTTTTATAAGCGACCTGGGGTATTGA